In Acidobacteriota bacterium, the following proteins share a genomic window:
- a CDS encoding RibD family protein produces MSDRNRSTVFCNYAVTLDGKIAAADRSGAGFSSREDRRRMDAVRARADLIVAGAETVRRDDPPFHVRDAALTAAREAAGRSATPDLCVLSRSGRLNPELKIFRQTRYRILVATPASFTAPPGARAEVARLPVTEPPDIRRLLTELAARGYREILVEGGGRVNALFFEAGVVDEVYLTLCPVVLGGAAAPTPVDGAGLPEAVRARCVLRSVDRAGDELFLHYRVRHTPR; encoded by the coding sequence GTGAGCGACCGCAACCGTTCCACCGTGTTCTGCAATTACGCCGTCACCCTGGACGGCAAGATCGCCGCGGCCGACCGGTCCGGCGCCGGATTCTCCTCGCGCGAGGACCGCCGGCGGATGGATGCGGTCCGTGCCCGGGCCGACCTGATCGTGGCGGGGGCCGAAACAGTCCGACGGGATGATCCCCCCTTCCACGTGCGGGATGCGGCGCTCACAGCCGCGCGCGAGGCCGCGGGGCGCTCCGCCACCCCTGACCTGTGCGTGTTGAGCCGCAGCGGCCGGCTGAATCCTGAGCTGAAGATCTTCCGCCAGACGCGTTACCGGATCCTGGTGGCTACACCGGCATCGTTTACGGCGCCGCCGGGCGCCCGGGCGGAGGTCGCCCGCCTGCCGGTGACGGAACCGCCGGACATCCGGCGGCTCCTGACGGAGCTGGCGGCGAGAGGCTACCGGGAGATCCTCGTCGAGGGAGGCGGTCGGGTCAACGCGCTGTTCTTCGAGGCCGGCGTGGTGGACGAGGTGTATCTGACCCTGTGTCCGGTGGTCCTCGGCGGAGCGGCGGCGCCCACGCCCGTGGACGGTGCCGGGCTTCCGGAAGCGGTTCGGGCGCGCTGCGTGCTCCGTTCCGTGGACCGGGCGGGGGATGAACTGTTTCTGCACTACCGGGTGAGACACACGCCGCGTTGA